The window TGGAATTTTGAAAGTTACGATTTAACGGAATTTAGTCGTGACAGTAAATATAAAAAGAAGTTTAAAACAGTAGGAACAAAAATAGGCAACTGTAAAAAATGTGATGGAGATGTCGTGGATAAAGGTAGCTTTTATGGCTGCTCGAATTACAGTAAAACAAAATGTAATTTTACGATGTCTAAGAAAATTCTCGGTAAAACGATCTCTCAAGCGAATGCAAAGAAGATTTTGAATGAAGGAGCTACGGATGTTATTAAAGGCTTTAAAAAAGGAGAAAAAGTGTTTAATGCTAAACTTCAATGGAAGGACGATAAAGTACAATTTTTGTTTGATATTTAAGGAAACTAGTATAATAATTCTTTCGACATAGAACTATTTCTACAATAAATTTACCGTATTATAGTCGTGCCGGTGGTGTGGCCGCTTTCCGCGGGGGAGGCGGTGAGCCTCCTCGAGCCCAAGGGTTCTGTGGGGTCTCACCAGCCTTCCTTCTCCCGCAGGAGTCGGCCACACCACCGGCACTTTAATATCTATTTTCCCCTTTTTAAGCCTATTTCGACCTTTCCGAAAACACCTTATCTTTTTTTCTTCTTCGAATTATCAACGACAAACTTACTTTTTACCACCTTATCCAGCGTAACCTGAACATGATAATTTTTTTCATCAATAGAAACGATGCTTTCAATTTTCCCTTTTTTTCCTTTGATTTTCAACTCTGATCCTTCAGTAGGCAAATTTTTAACTAACTGACTTAACAATAAGTTTTTGTTTTCAAAATATTTCACTACAAACATTTACTTTCACCTAATTTCTATAAGATTGTCGCAAAACAAATCATTTCATAGAAAAATATGTACTTTTACCTGTATATATACTAAAAAAATATTTTTATTTAAGAGGAAAAATATTGTAATAAATAGCCTATAAGTGTAAAATTACACTTATAGTAACAATAGTAAAAGGAGTGGTTTAACTAATGAAGAAAAAAGAAGTAATCGAGCTTATCTCTTCAAAGTTCAAGTTAATTCGAACAGAAAGAGGATACACGCAAGATGAAATGGCGGAAGTTTTAGGAATATCGAAAAAGACGCTTGTGCAAATAGAAAAAGAACGAACAGATGCCAATTGGACAACAGTCATTGCCATATGTGCATTATTTAAAAATAGTGAAATATTACATGCCATCCTTGGTCCCACGCCACTAGAAGTAATCGAGACCGTTGCTCATGAGCACATTTTTGAACCTCGTGATAAAACGTTGGGTGGAAAAGTATGGTGGAAAGAAATCAAAACTGAAAATGGATATCGACTTCAACAAAATGTAGTTAGTCAGCATTTCCGAATAATAAATGAACATGATTATCGTCTTTTCAGCAGTTTTGATAAAGAAGAAGCGAACCGTGTATTTAAACAAGTTATGAAGTCATCTTAACTTATACTAGAGGTGCCCTTATGAAAATAAAAACAATGCCATCAAAACTAATTATCGGTTTTCTGATTGTAACAATGCTATATAGTAGTCTATTATTCTACTCCTTTACACAAAAGGATTTGAAAGATGAGCTGCTTATACATGATGTTAGCAGGCTTTTTCCTGAAAAAATAATGAAAATAGTAGAAGGTAAAGAACAAGAATCGATAGAAGAAGCCGTAAGAAATGCACGTGAGAATAACTTAAAGATTTCGATTGCTGGAACGAGACACAGTCAAGGAGGGCATGCATTTTACAAAGATTCCTTATGGATTGATATGTCCCACTATAACAAAATAGTAGATTTCAATGAACAAGAGAAAACGATCACCGTACAAAGTGGTGTTACGTGGGCTGACATACAAGAGTACATAAACCCTTACAATCTTTCCGTAAAAGTGATGCAGTCATCGAATATCTTTTCCATAGGAGGTTCGTTAAGTTCTAACGTACATGGCCGCGATCCTAATTTTGGTCCATTAATAGAAACAGTGCAATCATTCCGATTACTCAAAGAAAGCGGAACGGTGCTTAATGTAAGTAGAACGGAAAATGAAGAACTATTTCCTTTAGTAATAGGAGGATTTGGCTTGTTTGGCGTCATTTTAGATGTGACGTTAGAATTAACCACAAACGATTTGTACATTGCGGAAACGGTGAAAGTAGACTATCACGACTACCCAGCATATTTTGTAGAACATATAAGAAACAACCCTGACGTTGGACTCCATTTTGCTAGACTTTCTGTGCCTACTAATCTATTGCTGGAAGAATTATATATGACTACTTATAAGAAAGTTGGATCAGATGTAAGTAAGTCACTTACGGAAGAACAAATAGCTGAATTATTACCTTTACACGATGAGAAAAACGTAAGAAGGGATAAGTTTGTATTTGGACTTTCTCGTCATTATGACTGGGGAAAAGCTCTCGTTTGGAAGATACAGCAAAAATTTTACGCAATGGGAAAAGAAGAGGAAATAATCTCAAGAAATAACGCAATGAGACCACCTATTCAATTTCTAGATTATTACTCTCCAAAGGATACAGATATTTTACAAGAATACTTTATTCCAGTCGACAACTTTTCACAGTTTGTAGATGAATTAAGAGAAATAGTGATTGAAGACAAATTGAACTTATTAAATGTAACAGTGAGATATACTCCTGCTAATGATGAAGCATATTTAAGCTATACAAATCATGATACATTTGCACTTGTTCTTTACTTTAATCAAGGGTTTACGGAAGAAGAAGTGAAGAAGATGGAGCAGGCAACTCAAAAGATGGTAGATGCCGCATTAACATTAGATGGTAAATATTATTTAGTCTATCAACTATTCCCAACAGATAACCAAATTCGACAAGCCTACCCTGAAATTGATTCATTCTTTGAAATGAAAAACAAATATGACCCTAATGAGCGCTTTATGAACAACTTCTATGAAAGGTATGCAAAACGATGAATTTAAAATGGATCATGATTTCACAAAGTGTTGTCTTATTTGGAACAGGAATCGTTTTTCCTTTTTATATCCTCTTTTTAAAAGAAATAGGAGCAAACTTTTCTGAGTTTGGAATAGCATATGGTTTGTTTACGTTAAGTGCTGCATTTGTGCATAAATGGATTGGGAAAATGTCAGATAGGTTTGGAAGACGTATTTTTCTAATAATTAATGCATGGGGAACTGCACTGTTATTCTTATTCTTTCCGATCGTCACAAATATTTGGCAAGTTTATACGTTGCAAGTCATTCTCGGTATTATAGGAGCCATGCAAAAAACAAGTGAAAAAGCCATAATTGCTGACGTTACGGATGGAAGAGCTAGAGGAGAGATGATCGGTTCTTACCATTTCTGGGTATCTATTTTCTCAGGGATTGCCGTTATTATTAGTGGATTTATCATCGATTTCTTAACCATCGACTTAATCTTTTATTTAGGTTCCATTATTCTTTTTATAAGTGGATGGATTACTCTTAGAATTGAAGAAAGAAGTTCAACAAGTAATAAGATAGAAAAAGGAATTAATTTATAGAGCTAACACTACTTTGATAATGCATAAAAAAAGATAACGGCCAATTGAAAATATTGGCGGTTATCTATCTGTTTCACGGAAATTTATGTTTTGTATTTGTTCGGATTTATTATCGTACCTAATCGTTACGAACACTCCAAACTCTCTATCGTTCTCATTAAGCCATAGCTTGAATGTTTCTGCTGTAGAAGCGTCCAATTTTTGGGAACCAACATAAAGATAATCGACTATTTTAGCGTTTGGGTATTTTTCTTGCGTACGCTCCATGGCAATTTTTCCCCACTTCGCATATGCCGGTTGAGTGTGTTCTGCTTTGTATGTGTTGGCTGATAAAAGAGAAGTACTAGTGAAACTTACAAAACAGCACATTAGTAAACAAATAATCTTTCTCAATAAACCACTCCCTATAAAAAAAGGGTGTTTAAATGCACCCCTTTAAAAGAATTAGTGTTCTGTTTTATCTTTTTGATCCTTATTACGTTTATTACCTTTGCTATTATCACCAGCATCACCAAAAAGGGTGCGGTAAATTTCTGTATATCCACCTACAGGTCCATTTTGATTACGACTACCTTTGTTATGTTCTTTTGTCATAACGTCACATCTCCTTATTAAAAAGTAGGTAAGTTGTCTAGATTATTCGTCGGATCACCGTCGGCATTTCCACGAATATACATTTCTCCGTCTTTTCCTTTGAAAACATTTGCACCAAGCACTTCACCATTATTCACATCTGCTAATGCTTGTTCGTAGGTTAATACTCTACCGGAAGAGGTTTTGAATTGAACAATGTCTCCATCCCCATTTTTTTGAACAGCGACAAATGTTTCTTTCATCTTAACAACTCCTATTCGTTTTCCTTTGTTCATTTTTACTATTACCTGTTACAATAAGTTTATACTAATGATAGAAAATTCAACCAATTTAGAAGAAGGTGTAAATAATTGAAACCATTCAAATGGAACGAAACAACGGAACAGATGTGGAACGAAAAAGCGGATTTTTGGAATGAAAATAGTGAAAATATGTGGTTGAAAGGTAGTAGGAAAACGATTATCCCATTCATAATAGAAAATGTCACTAAAGAAACGACAATTTTGGATGCCGGTTGTGGGGATGGATTTGGTACCTTTTTGTTAGCATCTGTTGGATTAAGGGCTACTGGAGTCGATATTGCTGAAAAAATGATAGAAAAAGCTCAATTGGAACGCAATCACCCTAATGCTCATTTTATAAAAGGGGACTTAACCTCTTTACCATTTGAAGACGCTAGTTTCGATTCTATTATGGCAATTAACTCCATAGAATGGACAGAGAGTCCTCTGGTTGCTCTACATGAGATGAAAAGAGTACTAAAGCCAAACGGTCACCTTTTCTTAGGACTTCTCGGACCAACAGCAGGACCGAGAGCGAATAGTTATAGTCGTCTTTACGGAAAAGATGTAATATGCAATACGATGATGCCGTGGGAGTTCGAGCAACTAGCTGTTGAAAATGGTTGGAAACTTTTAGAAGGCTTGCCCGTATATAAAGAGGAAGCAAAGAAAGTAGAAGTTAACCGATTACCAAGACATTTAAAGCAAGCATTAACATTTATGTGGGTGTTCCATTTAGAAAAAGGGGAGAAGTAAATGTCTAAATACTCTATTCAACAATTTGTTGAACAAACGAAACAAAGAGATAGAGGGCAAGGTTTTTTTGAATTAGAAACAGAAAGATTACTAGAAGTAAACTTAAATGGCCAAGTTTGGGCAAAAATGGGTTCCATGATCTCCTACGAAGGAAAAATAAAATTTGAACGCGAAGGCATTTTAGAGCATGGCATTGGAAAGCTTCTGAAGAAAACTTTCACAGGCGAAGGTGCACAGCTTATGAAAGCAAATGGAAACGGAAAATTATATTTGGCCGATCAGGGCAAAAAGATTACCATTCTTGACCTTGAAGGAAATAGTATTTACATAAATGGGAACGATTTGCTAGCTTTCGAACCGGGTTTAAACTGGGACATTAAGCTGATGAGAAGAATTGCCGGCATGATGGCTGGCGGACTTTTTAACGTGAAGTTGGAAGGAAGAGGGATGGTAGCTTTTACGTCCCATTACGAACCGTTGACACTTATGGTGTACCCAGGCCAACCGGTTTACACAGATCCAAACGCAACAGTTGCCTGGTCTGGCAATCTAGAACCAGAGTTCGTAACCGATATTCAACTAAAAACGTTTTTCGGAAGAGGTAGTGGAGAATCCATTCAAATGAAGTTTAACGGAAACGGATTTGTCGTCGTTCAACCATTTGAAGAAGTGTACATGAACAACCAATCATAAAGTAGTGATTTAATGACAAGAGTAAAAAAGGCCATAGCGTTGTATGACCTTTTTCATATTTACTTTATTTCATTTGGTATTTTTATCGGGAGGTACTTTTTGTCTCTGTTTTTAACCTGGTGGTACCCAATAGTAGAAGAAATTACAACATCATTTTCATCAAAATACACCTTAACTTTAAATGGGAATTGTTCAAATTTACGATAACGTAAATCTATCCACTCAACTAGCTTCTTTGATTCATCAACTATCGGGTAAGCAAATTGAGTACTTGCTAAAAAGTGTTGGACGTTTAGATCGGTTTTGGATTTCTCAATGTACGGATTAGATAAGTCTTCCTTATCTAATTTCACAAATAATTTCTTTTTTTTCTTATGCATGGTTCCTAATACAAACTGATCTTTTTCTTCCATAATAAAGTTCCACTTAAGAAAGTAGCATGTAGGCATAAGTGTAATGCTTGTTGAAAAGGGATTCTTATCTTTTAAGTAAGAATGATAATGTCTTTTCAAAATATAACGTACGATACAATGCAAAGCTATACCAACCCAAGCGAAAAGAAAGCTAAAACCTAATCGTGCACCAATTAAAAAAGCGAAAAAACCTGATAGTAAGAGTAGAAAAATAACTGGATCGAATAGTGGAATGAAGTTTTGTGAAAGCCACTCTTTTGAAAAGGGCCTCATAACTTGTGTGCCGTAAAAATTCATAACATCAAAAGCGACATGTAAGCTAACAGCAACAAAAGTCCAAAAGAAGATAGGGAAGAACGGGACGGAAGGAAAAGATATAAATAAAAAAATACTTATAACTAACGACCAAAGAGGTAAGGCAAATAAGGAATGAGATAATCCCCGATGCTGTCTAATATAGTCTCCGTTACTTTTTAAACGGAAAATATAGTCAAAGTCGGGAGCGTTTGAACCAATTACAGTACTTAAAATAATGGCTGTTGCTAATTCTGGATGCTGTTGAACAGAAGGGGAAAGATGAGCTAGTGCACCTAAACCTAATCCCATCGCAAAATGTGTACTAGTGTCCATTAAAACAACCTCCCTTATAAACTTTTCTTCGTCGTTGAAGGGAATACAAAATCTCGTTTCTTTTTCCTCTCTTTCATAATGCTATTGACAATCTTTTCTGCAGAGAAAGGTACATTTAAAGTTCTGCAAGAATCTCTCATGGTTGTTTGCAAGTCTTCATCACCTAAAACTTTATATGCATAGATAATAA is drawn from Bacillus alkalisoli and contains these coding sequences:
- a CDS encoding helix-turn-helix transcriptional regulator, translating into MKKKEVIELISSKFKLIRTERGYTQDEMAEVLGISKKTLVQIEKERTDANWTTVIAICALFKNSEILHAILGPTPLEVIETVAHEHIFEPRDKTLGGKVWWKEIKTENGYRLQQNVVSQHFRIINEHDYRLFSSFDKEEANRVFKQVMKSS
- a CDS encoding FAD-binding oxidoreductase produces the protein MKIKTMPSKLIIGFLIVTMLYSSLLFYSFTQKDLKDELLIHDVSRLFPEKIMKIVEGKEQESIEEAVRNARENNLKISIAGTRHSQGGHAFYKDSLWIDMSHYNKIVDFNEQEKTITVQSGVTWADIQEYINPYNLSVKVMQSSNIFSIGGSLSSNVHGRDPNFGPLIETVQSFRLLKESGTVLNVSRTENEELFPLVIGGFGLFGVILDVTLELTTNDLYIAETVKVDYHDYPAYFVEHIRNNPDVGLHFARLSVPTNLLLEELYMTTYKKVGSDVSKSLTEEQIAELLPLHDEKNVRRDKFVFGLSRHYDWGKALVWKIQQKFYAMGKEEEIISRNNAMRPPIQFLDYYSPKDTDILQEYFIPVDNFSQFVDELREIVIEDKLNLLNVTVRYTPANDEAYLSYTNHDTFALVLYFNQGFTEEEVKKMEQATQKMVDAALTLDGKYYLVYQLFPTDNQIRQAYPEIDSFFEMKNKYDPNERFMNNFYERYAKR
- a CDS encoding MFS transporter, with protein sequence MNLKWIMISQSVVLFGTGIVFPFYILFLKEIGANFSEFGIAYGLFTLSAAFVHKWIGKMSDRFGRRIFLIINAWGTALLFLFFPIVTNIWQVYTLQVILGIIGAMQKTSEKAIIADVTDGRARGEMIGSYHFWVSIFSGIAVIISGFIIDFLTIDLIFYLGSIILFISGWITLRIEERSSTSNKIEKGINL
- a CDS encoding YqzG/YhdC family protein, coding for MRKIICLLMCCFVSFTSTSLLSANTYKAEHTQPAYAKWGKIAMERTQEKYPNAKIVDYLYVGSQKLDASTAETFKLWLNENDREFGVFVTIRYDNKSEQIQNINFRETDR
- a CDS encoding DUF3892 domain-containing protein; translated protein: MKETFVAVQKNGDGDIVQFKTSSGRVLTYEQALADVNNGEVLGANVFKGKDGEMYIRGNADGDPTNNLDNLPTF
- a CDS encoding class I SAM-dependent methyltransferase, which gives rise to MWNEKADFWNENSENMWLKGSRKTIIPFIIENVTKETTILDAGCGDGFGTFLLASVGLRATGVDIAEKMIEKAQLERNHPNAHFIKGDLTSLPFEDASFDSIMAINSIEWTESPLVALHEMKRVLKPNGHLFLGLLGPTAGPRANSYSRLYGKDVICNTMMPWEFEQLAVENGWKLLEGLPVYKEEAKKVEVNRLPRHLKQALTFMWVFHLEKGEK
- a CDS encoding AIM24 family protein, whose amino-acid sequence is MSKYSIQQFVEQTKQRDRGQGFFELETERLLEVNLNGQVWAKMGSMISYEGKIKFEREGILEHGIGKLLKKTFTGEGAQLMKANGNGKLYLADQGKKITILDLEGNSIYINGNDLLAFEPGLNWDIKLMRRIAGMMAGGLFNVKLEGRGMVAFTSHYEPLTLMVYPGQPVYTDPNATVAWSGNLEPEFVTDIQLKTFFGRGSGESIQMKFNGNGFVVVQPFEEVYMNNQS
- a CDS encoding metal-dependent hydrolase → MDTSTHFAMGLGLGALAHLSPSVQQHPELATAIILSTVIGSNAPDFDYIFRLKSNGDYIRQHRGLSHSLFALPLWSLVISIFLFISFPSVPFFPIFFWTFVAVSLHVAFDVMNFYGTQVMRPFSKEWLSQNFIPLFDPVIFLLLLSGFFAFLIGARLGFSFLFAWVGIALHCIVRYILKRHYHSYLKDKNPFSTSITLMPTCYFLKWNFIMEEKDQFVLGTMHKKKKKLFVKLDKEDLSNPYIEKSKTDLNVQHFLASTQFAYPIVDESKKLVEWIDLRYRKFEQFPFKVKVYFDENDVVISSTIGYHQVKNRDKKYLPIKIPNEIK